The genomic interval GGATAGGTTTGACTAACCATCCATTGCTggcttttcctccccctccacaGGACGTCTTTCTAATGATCCGACGCCACAAGACGACCATCTTCACAGACGCCAAGGAGTCCAGCACAGTGTATGAGCTGAAAAGAATTGTTGAGGGGATTCTTAAGAGACCCCCAGAAGAGCAGAGATTGTACAAGGTATGGCAGAAGATTTCCCCACATCTATGCAATGGAGAGAGTACTCCAAAGCCATCTCTCTTGGGTTGTGTGACATCAGAGCTGACTTGTGTTCTGTGTAATTCAGAGTTGTTTTCCAACTTACATCTTGACTTCTTAGTCGTTGTAAAAACTAAATGCTATGTAATAGGTGTTTAGAGTGAAAAGAGTATGTATGCATCAGCCATCTAAACAAGTATTTCTATGAAACAGTTGTTGGAAACCAGCAACTTGTGAGGCAGTAGCTAGCCTACATGTCAAGTTCATCCCCCACCCATCTAAACCTTTCATTTTTCCACATGCAGCATGAGGACATTAGCTATGCCTGGAAGGTTCCTTTTAAACCCAGTTCATATATGTACTCCTCCACACCACTTCCTCCTTTCAGATGAAATGGTAGCTCAGTCTGGATGGGCCTTTGTAGCCTTGGCATTCAGAATGAAAGCAGTTCATCCTGCATTCTGATTCCTGATCATGTTAGAGATTAAACAAAGTAGAGATATAAACTAGAACTGCTTTCAGTAATGTTCTTGTTCATTTTGTGCAGATCTATGCTTCTTCTATCCTTTGCAGCCTAACTCTGTGGACAGTCACCATGTGCCAAGGCCACCTGGGCTTCTGTCACAACATTTTCTTCTTGGGATTGTTGTTTTGGGCCATGGTGATGCTCCTAGGTATCCTTTGACTTGTCAACTATGGTACAGACAACATCagaaaaatctcattcattccTAATCCTTTAAGGTGATGTCACTGCCCATATACTGGGAGATGGCCATCCCTCTGGAGCATAATGTGGCGGATCATTGAATATGGTGACTTAATATTAATTACAGGTCTCTCAGCACCTACTAATCTTCCAAACGGTCACTCAAGAATTAGCTCTGCTAGCTTCACAGCCTCAGTATTCTTCATTACTCAACTCTGCTGTTATGGGGGCTACATCCTGGCTAGCTACACAGAGGCAGCTGCAACAAGAAACCTGATTGCTGTGTTTGTGTTGCTTCTGACCACCACATCTCAGGAATAGACAAGGAGCACTTGTGTTTGATGACAAGATGAGTTAAATCTATGCACATTGCTAAGAGTTCTTTTGCTTCCTTGTGCAAATGACTCCATCCTCCAGGAAGACCAGCTGTTGGATGACACCAAAACTCTCGGAGACTGTGGCTTCACCAGTCAGACAGCACGACCCCAGGCCCCAGCAACAGTTGGCTTGGCCTTCAGAGCCAGTGGTAAGTGGTATCATGTTACAGAGTACATGCTTTCACAAACAAATGGCTTTTCCTTCAAGAGCCCATTACTGAGGTGCCTCCAATGAAAAGGACTCTCTCTGTATTCATTCCTCCACTTCACCTTAAATGAAAGGAGGAGCTCTGAGGACACAAGAGTTCTGGAGGAAGTTACATGTGAAACAAGACAGTCCCTGGCTCGGCTTAAAAGCACAGCAGAAAAGGTACagggagagatggggggggggggaataacattTGAGTATAGCTTTTGATGGTGCATGCCTTGTAACAAGCAGCTGGGGTAGAAACCAGGAAACCAGATGGGATAGCTGTTACTAGGTGACAGTGAGTGAGGCAAAAGTTGCTGGTCTTTCAGTATACCTGATGAAACAGCCctgcttgctttttcttccttctgctgcATTCCCTCTGAAGTAGCTGCACCTTCTGTCTCACAGTGCAAAATAAAATAGGATAGCCTatctttttccccaaaaaaatgcCTGGGAGAGGCAAAGCAAAGAGGTACTGTGATACCCGTCCCACTGTCTGATGTCCAGGCTGGACAGTCTCTGGCTTGAGGGCCTCATCCAGCCCAGATAGGTTTTTCACATGTTTCACAAAGCCTTTCCATCAAGCATCACCTTGAAACTGGAAAGGAATCTTCAGTCAGTATATATTTTCACATTCAGTGTTCAGCTGTCAGGGAGCATTGCATTAAGTACCTGTCCAGCTTGCTTCCTCTGCAAAGGGGGAAGGTGTAGGGTGGGTGAAGCCAAGCAAATAGAGTGATTGGAGTGATTTCTTAACTGCACCCAGCCATTCTCCAAGGAGGCCAGAGACCTGGCTGATGTTAGGTGGTGTGGTTCCAGTGTTAGCAGTTCACGAAGTCAGTAGAGGGAGATAATATGCCCCTTTGAATCAGAGTCTCCATCCCTGTCCTATATGAAAAATGTTAAGCCTTGAGAACAATGTGGGTGAAAATGCCTACTATTTTTAAACGATAGGTGCAAGCTAGTGAAGCTTGTgtgatttgaatcctgttttTCTCACAGTGGGCTTACAGAATTCTTCAGCACTACATGATTTGTGGAATTTTTTATTTTGGACTTACAATAACCAGTTTTACAGCAAGAAGTAGCCCAGCTTCAAACTGACCACattgtcttttctctttctctcgtAGAAGATGCCTTTGAGCCCCTCCGCATTGATTCCTTCTCCAGCCCCCCAGAGCTCCCAGATGTGATGAAGCCCCAGGACTCCAGCAGCAGTGCAAATGAGCAAGCAGTGCAGTGAGGCGCCGAGTGCAGCATAGTGACCTGCAGtggccctctcctccttccccctcatGCACCCTTCTTCTGTCCTTCAGTGTGGAGAGAGAcatggcactattccttcccacCAGTCCATGGTCCCCTTTTCCTCCATCCCTCTAAGCAAGactacacacacacccaaacccaTCCCCACACATCAAGCAGAGCTCTGTTTTCACTTTGGTTTTGAAAACAATAAAGGTTcagctgtttttttcccctttttttgtcGTGTTGTGGACCTCtgctataaaaattaaagggggtCTGCCTTGAAGGATTGTGTTGTGTCAGATAGTTCATCAAGGTTGTTACATAGGTGAACTTTTCAGGTCTTATGAGAGCTCTCAATTCTATTTGCTTTTCCCTTAAAGAAGGGGTGGGGAAAacgtgtggccttccagatattgttggacctTTGTGTATCTTCAAAATagttcctgatttatggtgaccctaaggaaaatctATTGATTGACAAGACGGTTCAAAAGACCATtacctgcctctgaggctgaaaaggtGTGACATTCCCAAAGTAACCCAGTAGGTTCACATAGTTAGGATTTGAGCCtaggtctctcagagtcctagtcgaTGACTACATAATGCTGGCTCATGTTCGATTATATTTTCTGTCGGTATAGTCAATCGTGCAgcatgatggaagttgcaattcagtgacatctggaggaccacatctTTCCCCATCATTTAAAACTAACACAGGCTAGAATGTGTTAAGCAACCAGGCCAGAATCTGTCCTGCTCTCTTCCCATCCTTAATGGACTGCAAATGATGAGCAACGCTGGGGCTTggaaaaaaacatctggagggctaaagtTTGTTTATCCCAGAGGAAGGCTGGGATCTAAATGTCTTTGTTTTCAGATCCGTGGCTTGTTGGCCTGAACTGGGGCAAGGAAAAGGGTAAACCCCATTGAAACATCTCTCTATAATCACTTGTAAGATCCACTATAAGACTTAATGTCTTGTGCATCACATGATATATCCTGCCGGTTTTTTCCCAATAAATTATACATTAGAAGATCTAAATTTGAGGAGACAATAGGGGCTGTTAGCAGAATGCTGATTGTTCCCTTAAAGCGTCAGCCATTTCAGTCATGAAATCCCCTAGTCGAAAATCAGAAAGCATTTATTAGAAGTAGCTAAGCCTTAAAATACATGCCTTCTGATtaaaatgtcatggctccatcattcCTCAATAATATGGGAGCTGTGGTTTTGTAAGGAGGCTTGGAACAGCTAGCTGATTTATAGTGCACAAAATTGCTtcaggaaattgtagttttgcgaTGTTGTGTGTCGTGCCACCAGTTCTCTGAACAACTAAGGACATCCAAGACCTAGGAGGTGCTGCCAAAATAACTTTATGTGGTTAGCATGAAGATGTGATAGTGGTCTTGGAAATAACCTGAATGTTGACCTGTGAAAATGGATTTGTTCTCTTCTGATCCAGAAGATGAGACTAGATGAATTGGAAGCAGATTTAACAATATTACAAGAAACAATAAAGATAGCAAGCTATAAACAGATTTAACAATGTTACAAGAAACTTTTAACACAACAAACTATATGACAGTGAGTCAGAGGGCCTTGGTAGGTCTTGAGCTACCAGTTTTCAGGCAGAGGCTAGaagccatttgtcaggagtgatAGAGTTACAAGAGTCCAGTATGGTGTGGGATTGTACTAGATGATTTCTATGACTATAATCCCAAATTATCTTTGATTAGTATATTCCATTCTGCAGGTACCCCTTGGGAATTATGGTCACTTCGTTAAAAGATTTCTAGCCTTTTAACCTTATTGCTTGTAAGTCTACAAGATACCATGCTGGCATTTGACACAAACTCcaaaattctgcaatgtagaattTATCTGTGCATTGAAGTGAGCTACCATCAACACAGTGAAGGTGCTTGCTTCTGACTAGAGGCCTGTTCTGGGTCTGGAGATGGACTATTAAAAATAGGCATCCAAACCATGGTCAGAAGCCAACACATGCTATGTTCTGTTCTCAGCCTGCCACCTGCTTAGGATACAGGTAAAGGAGTTTGGTGTTAAGGCTTGCAAGGACTTGATCAGCATcttaaaatgtaggccattcagtCTGCTTGTAATATCTGTTAGATCAAATTGTaacagtcaccccccccccccaaaaaaaaaaaaacttaatccATTTGCACTTCAGCATATTGAGAGAGGGAGTGAGGAGCAGTTAAAGGAGTTTGGTGTCCTTTCATAACaggaattattttaaataaatgtatattccTTGGGGTTGCCAGACCAGGACCATCCCAGAGCCAAAACCTAAGAGCTAGGGACTTCCACTGTTGATATACTTGAGTGCAATACATTTAGCATCACCCATATCTCAGAGCATGTAATTCAAATACCAAGTTTCACAAATGTGAATGTTTGGTTGGAAATTACACTCgtgctttttttttccaggaaggAAAACCACACTTTTCCTAGCTCTATTTTTAGACAATTTTGCAAACATGGCTTTTAGAAATACAAGAGTTGTTGTCCAAACAACCAAAGTTTTTCACATTGCTTTGAAGATCACTCAAATGCATTCTGCAGCAACAGAAGGCTAAAATGACACGTGTGTGTAGTTTTCACGACAGTGCTTTTGCCTTGAGATTCATCCTGCTAGCTCTGGGAACTGGAGTAAAGGGTCTAGGCCCAGAGATCTGGAAACCCCAATAGTCATATGTGACAGAAGGCTGAGCCATTTGGAATTcaactatgaagtttatcacatgagggcaAACCCCACAAAAGCGAGTAGTTTTTCACACGTGATGGGGTTAACGtgacattaacccaaacagaaagtagacaaaatccaTTCCTTCTTACTTTCAGTATTTTCCAAAAGTGAAAAGGGGTGGGTTTAGTCTagtttccatttgggttaatgtcacattaattaTTAACTCtaacatctgaaaaacaacccgcttttgcaggtttttttaacTTTCTGTTCAGGTAAACCTCAAATGTTGACTGATGGTCTTTTTCAGTTTATATCCAGTTTGCACGGGATCCGTCCCGTGTGATCAACTCCCTTGTCATAAAACACCAAGTGTCCTGCCATTTGTGCACAGTTGGTGTATTATGAAACTAAATCaagatgggcaactgtggttgtatgcctccaagtcatttctgacttatggcaaccctaagacgaatctatcctggagttttcttgacaagtttctctATAACCCTACagatttttttggactgcaattccaaaAGCATTTCTCCATTGGCTGTCTTGACAGGATGTATGCCAAAACAACAGGGCCACAGTTGTCTAGACCTCATATAGATGGAAGGAAGGGGTAAGAAGACAGCGAGCCAGATATGTGAATATCCAAAGCAGCATtgcctttattgggacaactccaaagcataaaatacattatgcaagctttagAAACCTCACTGGCTTCTTTATGagacaaagatattaaaaaattacacaggagaaaaatggtgatgatgttagagtcacaggcctacagtgaagcttcaaaagcttgcatcgtgtattttatgctttgcagTTGGCCCAATAAAGCACTGCTGCTTGTGGTATTTGGTTTTTCTATATTTCCTGCACAGCTAACTCAGCTATCCGTGCAAGGTATCAActaaggtaaaacaatttttttcttcttaaatttggacggtattggcatgttttacctctacatctACCAAATTATTCCTGATGCCAAAACATGGAGGCTTATTGAGAAATcccttgtcctctgcctacaaagaggcctgtggcctcacacgaatggagacagattggattgcaagagaggagtccttgttgagatgcaaatggactgtaAATTTCCTAGAGTTTGAAAATCTtccatatggccagaaggaggaagagccagCCTGCAAATACCATCtaaactaaggacagaaacaacagaatgcaggcatcttactaacatctcttaatttttctgtttgctttgtaatatcttgcctgatgaagaagccagtggagcttcgaaagtttgcaacaagtaaataataataataataaaatctttatttatatcccgcccttccaagaagatcagggcggcttacaacaatgcaacaagtgcaaacaaatacaggttaaaaacacgaaacaataacaatacacagtctaaaacaataacaaaggccccgttagcccatcctcatggccacggaagaggagggaggcccacaggatatttagtcggggaatgcctgcttgaataggaaggttttgaggtccttcctaaattgggccagggtggtagatgagcggagctccgtgggcagcgtattccaaagggctggggcagctgtggaaaaggcccttctagaggtagaagctaacctagccccaggcaccttcagcagttgctgcccagatgttctgagggtgcgaggcggattgtatggggagaggcggtcctttaggaatcctgggcccaagccatttagggctttataggtgataaccaacgccttatattgagctcggaagcgaatgggcagccagtggagatctttaagcacgggtgttatgtggctggtcctggatacgccagtgaccagccgggctgccatattctgtaccatttgaagcttccgagtttggtataagggttgccccatgtagagtacattgcagaagtccaatctcgaagttaccagagcatgtacaacagtttctaggtccctccggtccaggtatgggcgcagctggcgaatcagccgaagctggtaacaagtgctcttgaccgtcgcattcacctgagcagtcaggtggagcgacgagtcaagaagcacccccagactgcgcacggagtccttcacagggagcgtgaccccgttcaggacaggtggaaccaccgccattcccggaccgggggaacctatcactagtacctccgttttctctggatttagtttgagtcggtttttcctcatccagcccattactgactccagacaggccacgagaggagagacgccatccccagtcactgcatcagtcggagacatagagaaaatgatttgggtgtcatcagcgtactgataaccccgcgccccatgtctccggatgatctctcccagcggtttcatgtaaatgttaaatagcatgggagacagaatggccccttgagggaccccagttttaaggggcctctcgtcggagcacacgtctctcagctgcaccatctgggacctcccggagaggtaggaacggaaccactggagcgcagtgcccccgattcccacctcagccaggcgccccagaaggataccatggtctatggtatcgaaagccgctgagatgtccaagagcaccaacagggacacgcttcccctgttgacgctcagacggagatcatcgaccaaggcgaccatggccgtctcaaccccgtgacccgcccggaagccagtttgaaatgggtccagataatccgtttcatccaagaccgtctgaagctggatcgcaaccgccctctcaatcaccttccccaagaatggaagcagcgaaacaggccgataattgttatgtaccagggggtcgagggagggcttctttaggatcggttttacaatggccaattttagatccgatggaaatcgcccgtccctcaaggaggtgttgattatccggtgtaacaaagacgttaccaccggtcccccctgggccgctaaccaggaggggcagggatcaagagagcaggttgttttccgaacacttccgaggatcttgtccacatcctcggtactcaccgactcaaactgatccagtataacatagtccgcggaggctctggacacttctaccctaggctctgccataatatcggcgttcagaccttcgcttatacgagaagttttatccacgaaaaagtcattaaacaagtcacagcaggccttagaaggttcaagtatattgtgcactttggttggccaataaaagggatcactgtttggtgggtttttgtttgaatcaGCTATCCCTAAATATACATGATGTTTTGGCATCAGGAATAATTGCGGCTTTgacttgcagatttgattatttgcagttttgattaatatgttctctctaggaatctctaagtcccccAGCGCAGTTCTGCAggacgctgaccatagagttgtgctggaaaacctagaagttcctagagaaaacacttctctgggcatctgcagttcctccagcataattctatgatcaatttctggcagatgttgaccatagagttgc from Sceloporus undulatus isolate JIND9_A2432 ecotype Alabama chromosome 6, SceUnd_v1.1, whole genome shotgun sequence carries:
- the ELOB gene encoding elongin-B isoform X2 — its product is MAKKPCLEASAPPLSISMVFSDVFLMIRRHKTTIFTDAKESSTVYELKRIVEGILKRPPEEQRLYKEDQLLDDTKTLGDCGFTSQTARPQAPATVGLAFRASEDAFEPLRIDSFSSPPELPDVMKPQDSSSSANEQAVQ
- the ELOB gene encoding elongin-B isoform X1, which produces MRGGGGCFPRKPGVAVHAGIQGVLLLFPLWGLWAEAAAAEMDVFLMIRRHKTTIFTDAKESSTVYELKRIVEGILKRPPEEQRLYKEDQLLDDTKTLGDCGFTSQTARPQAPATVGLAFRASEDAFEPLRIDSFSSPPELPDVMKPQDSSSSANEQAVQ